AAAGCATTCCAGGACTATTACACAGATGAACACAGCCATTGCTACGGTTGTGGCCATCTCAACCCGGATGGCCTTCAGATAAAAACGTATTGGGACGGCGATGAAACCGTGACTGTTTTTACGCCCAAGGAATACCACATGGCAATGCCGGGATACGTGTATGGCGGACTTATCGCCTCGGTTATTGATTGCCATTGCACGGGCAGCGCCGCCGCTGCCGCATATCGCGCGGAAAACAGAGGCATGGACACGGAGCCGCCGATTCGCTTTGTTACCGCCTCGCTTCACGTCGATTACCTGCACCCCACACCCATTGGTGTGCCGCTTGATATTCGAGGAGAAATTTTAGAAATAACGGCTCGCAAGGTGGTATTGGCCGCTACGTTATCCGCAAACGGCCGGATTTGCGCCAAAGGAAAGGTTGTTGCAGTAAAGGTGCCTGTAACCTTTAAGTAACACACGGCATGCGCATCATCACCGGAAGGGTTTAAAAACCACCTTTATAAGGCTTAAAAACGGTTTGGAATATTCATAGACACCCCTTCGACCCGCAGGCTACAGTTCTTTTACGAAATCCGCGAACGGCATGACATGCGACATGCGGAAAATTGGCACAGTCGTGGCGCTTATTTGCAACAGCGTGTGGTGTTTTTTTTACTTCACCTTGAACCGGCACGGTTGAATTGCTAATAACGCATTAGATTACAACTCAGGTTCAGCAAAAATTTGAGACCCGTATGGAACCGAATAAAAAACTGGTCACTTCCGGCAATAAACACCTGGACTTGCTGTTGGATGGCGGCATTATCATCGGCGACAATGTGTTGTGGTATGATAACGCGGGCAGTTTGGCGCAGCTTTTCTGTTATCATCTGATTCAAGCCTCCATCGCCAAGAAAAAATCCGTCATTTATATCAACTTTGACAACAGCCCCAAAACGCTTCTTGAAAAACTCGGCCCTTTGGCAAAATATCCCGCCTTAACCATTCTCGACTGTTTTACCAACGGCAAGGGGGAAGGCTCTGAGATATTTCAAAAGTTTTACAACCGGGGACGAGGAGATAAAATTTGCCAGGTCATTCGCATCGAGGATCCGCACAACCCGGATCATGTGATGGGGGCTTTTTACGGTTTGCATAAGACCATGACGGGCGATGTGCGGTTTATTTTCGACAGCCTCACCGGCATGCAAGAGCTTTGGGAAAGCGAAGAGCAGATTCAAAAATTTTATTCCCATTCCTGCCCCAGGCTCTATGAGTTAAATACGATCGCCTATTGGATCGTTGAGAAGGAGGCCCATTCATCCGTTTTAAAAGCGCATCTGAATAAGATCACGCAGGTGGCTATCGATCTGTCGCTAACCCGTGGAAAGACCTCCCTCACGATTCTTAAAGCGGATAAACGCGATCTGAATATCCTCAACAAAACCGCTAACTATAGAAGCAAAGGCATGGAGATCGTCTTTGAAGGTGAACAGGGGCATTCTGAGGCGATCAATATCGGCGGACGGCTCAAGGAAATTCGAACCCAAAAGGGGCTGTCCCAAACAGAGCTGGCCAAATTGGTGGGCGTTACGCCTAGCACGATTTCCCAGGTGGAAAACAACCAGATTTACCCTTCGCTGCCGGCGCTGTTTAAGATGTCCGAAATTTTATCCGTGGACGCCGGCGCTCTTTTCCAAAAATCCGCCTTCAGCGCCGATCAGGTGGTTTACGCGGCCAAGGATGCGGTGGATGTTCAGTTGCCTAGAATTCCAAAAGAATCCGGACGAATATCTTTGCTGACAAAAGTCGGCCTGGATTCAAAAATCGAGCCGTATTTGATTGAGCTTTTGCCGGGGACAAAACTCGCCTCACATTTTTTCATGCATAAGGGCGAAGAATTGGGGTATCTACTTTCCGGCGAGCTGAAAGTGAAGCTCGAGCGAGGCGTAAAAACCATTCAGGCCGGGGATATCATCCATTTAAAATCATCCATTCCATTGCAATGGGAGAGCACCGGTTCCGATGCGGCAGCCCTGTTATGGATCAAGATAAAATAAAGGCCCTTCGGACGAACCGGAAGGGCCTTTATATTTAAGATTTTCGCTTTAACACGACCGATGATTATTACATATTGAGAATCTTCTTGGCGCTTTCATTGTTCACATCGGACACATGGGGAATGCCCGTTTCGTATGCGGTTTCCCGGTTTCCGGAAAAAATATCGCTTCTGGCAATCTTCGGAAGGGAAAATTTCCGCGCGCCTGCCATGAGTTGCTGAAGCCCGCATGCCAGTTTGTCGGTAAGCGTGCAAAATGCGATGGCACCATAGGGGATTTTCGCCATCTCGTCTTTCCCCAATTTCTTTTCCAGGGCATGATATCCGGCAAATATCTCATCGGCATTTCTTCCAATTTGAAGCACGGTCTTGGGCAGCTCATTCCAGTTGCCGTTGACGGCATCTCTTAGCTCCGGATGAAGCGCGCCCTGAATATTGGCACCCAGGAAGCCCGGAATCATCATCGCTCGGCCCATACAAACCATCTTGGTATAGGGCGCACCCAGGGCCAGCGCTTTAAAAATGTGATCCTCCAAGGCAAATCCGCCCGCAAAGGACATATCCACGACATCTTGTCCTTTTGCCGACAGAATACTGGCATACTCATGCGCTTTTGAATGCAGGTTGATGGAAGGAACCCCCCAGCTCTGCATCATGTTCCAGGGACTCATGCCCGTTCCACCGCCGGAGCCGTCAATGGTCAGCAGATCCAGCTTTGCGTCCGTAGCAAATTTGATCGCCATGGCCAGCTCTTCCATCCCGTAAGAGCCGGTCTTGAGCGTAATGCGCTCAAACCCGATACTGCGAAGGTATTCAACGCTGGTCATAAAATCTTCTTGCACCTTTTCGACGGAAGATAAATTGGTCCCCCCCAACCGGCTGTGGCGGGCAAAGGAATTAATCGCTTTTCCTTCAAAGGCTTTCTGCACTTCAGGCAGCGTTGGATCGGGGTCGACCACATAGCCTCTTTCCTTAAGAAAGATGGCGTAATCAAGGCTGGTCACTTGAATCTCTCCGCCGATGTCCTTGGCACCCTGCCCCCATTTGAGTTCGATAATGCATTTGTCCCCATATTTATCCACCACGTATTCGGCAACCCCATTACGGGTGTCCTCAACATTGAGCTGCACGATGATGGCGCCGTATCCATCGAAATACCGCAGATAAGTGTTGATCCGGCGGTCCAGCTCCGGAGCGCTTTTGATTTTACCTTTTCTGGTTTCGCCACCGGCAATTTCCGAGTTGCGGTCCACGCCCACCACATTTTCACCGATGACAACGGGAATTCCCACCAGAGCGCCGCCTATAGCAAAGGCATCCCAGTAT
This DNA window, taken from Desulfobacterales bacterium, encodes the following:
- a CDS encoding glutamate synthase-related protein, whose translation is MRFEKSNDVLGTSNRGNPAESSLCTLCRADCMGKCETWLSSMVGRKLLYPRSFGLVTAGANNTCHVGVSYNSLRIQGYAYGAYGLSSGLTSDADDCIFPNVNLETRFGKKKKTEIRMPLMTGAMGSTFVAEKYWDAFAIGGALVGIPVVIGENVVGVDRNSEIAGGETRKGKIKSAPELDRRINTYLRYFDGYGAIIVQLNVEDTRNGVAEYVVDKYGDKCIIELKWGQGAKDIGGEIQVTSLDYAIFLKERGYVVDPDPTLPEVQKAFEGKAINSFARHSRLGGTNLSSVEKVQEDFMTSVEYLRSIGFERITLKTGSYGMEELAMAIKFATDAKLDLLTIDGSGGGTGMSPWNMMQSWGVPSINLHSKAHEYASILSAKGQDVVDMSFAGGFALEDHIFKALALGAPYTKMVCMGRAMMIPGFLGANIQGALHPELRDAVNGNWNELPKTVLQIGRNADEIFAGYHALEKKLGKDEMAKIPYGAIAFCTLTDKLACGLQQLMAGARKFSLPKIARSDIFSGNRETAYETGIPHVSDVNNESAKKILNM
- a CDS encoding helix-turn-helix domain-containing protein; the encoded protein is MEPNKKLVTSGNKHLDLLLDGGIIIGDNVLWYDNAGSLAQLFCYHLIQASIAKKKSVIYINFDNSPKTLLEKLGPLAKYPALTILDCFTNGKGEGSEIFQKFYNRGRGDKICQVIRIEDPHNPDHVMGAFYGLHKTMTGDVRFIFDSLTGMQELWESEEQIQKFYSHSCPRLYELNTIAYWIVEKEAHSSVLKAHLNKITQVAIDLSLTRGKTSLTILKADKRDLNILNKTANYRSKGMEIVFEGEQGHSEAINIGGRLKEIRTQKGLSQTELAKLVGVTPSTISQVENNQIYPSLPALFKMSEILSVDAGALFQKSAFSADQVVYAAKDAVDVQLPRIPKESGRISLLTKVGLDSKIEPYLIELLPGTKLASHFFMHKGEELGYLLSGELKVKLERGVKTIQAGDIIHLKSSIPLQWESTGSDAAALLWIKIK
- a CDS encoding PaaI family thioesterase, whose protein sequence is MKNKAFQDYYTDEHSHCYGCGHLNPDGLQIKTYWDGDETVTVFTPKEYHMAMPGYVYGGLIASVIDCHCTGSAAAAAYRAENRGMDTEPPIRFVTASLHVDYLHPTPIGVPLDIRGEILEITARKVVLAATLSANGRICAKGKVVAVKVPVTFK